Within the Opitutaceae bacterium TAV5 genome, the region ACAAAAATGCCGCTGCTGCCGCCGCCGGCACGGTCGGGATGGACGCGTACGGTGGCGAAGACTGCCGCGAGGGTCAGGTCGAGGGAGTCGATCGAAAAATCGCGCCCGGGCCAGAACGAGCCAAAGGTGTTGATCACCAGCGTGCCGCCGGGCTTGAGGCGGGCTTTCATGGCCGCGAGGGCCTCGCGCGTCATGAGGTGCGAGGGCGGGGATTCGCCGAGAAAGGCATCGAGGATGATCGTGTCGTAGAGCCGGCCGGGGGTGGCGATGAAACGGCGCCCGTCGCCGATGTGGACGCGCACGGCCGCAGGGTCGAAGCCGAAATACTCCCGGGCCAGCGGGAGAACGGCGGGATTGATCTCGACGACATCCACGCCGGCGCCTTCGCGGGCAAACTGCATCGGCACGATCCCCACGCCCATGCCGATACAGAGCACGTCGCTGACGGGTTGCGGCGTATAGGCGCGGGCAAGACCGTGAAGCATATAGGTAAAGAGCGCGTCGCTGCGATCCGTCGCGGGATCATGGCTGTTCTGGACCAGGAGGTCGTTGAGGTAGTAGCGCACGCCGGTTTCCCGGTCATCCACCACCTCCATGAGGCCGAAATTGGAATTGGCGCGAAAAATTTCCGCAAAACGCGAAGGGTGCACGAGCGTGGCATAGGCGGAGCCCCACACGCCTGCGCCTGCGGTGGCGAGCGTGAGGAGAGCCGCGCCGGCGATGTGCCGTCGCCGCCAGACGGCGAAGTAGCCGAGAGCCAGGAGCGAAAGCGCGCCGGCCGTGCCACACATGATGCCCGAATTGGGAAAAAACGGCACCAGCAGGTAGCCTACGGCGATCGTGCCGGCCACGCTGCCGAGGGTGCTGATGGCGGAAAGCCGGCCCACGCTGATGCCCACGTTGTCCAGCGACACGGTGAGCAGGCGCACGAGGAACGGCGGCACCATGCCCAGCAGAAGCAGGGGCGGAAAAAACAGAAAGGCGGATGCGAGCAGCGATCCCGGCGCGAGAGCGAGGCGCAGGCAGGCGAGCGCCACCGGCCTGCAGGCCAGCACGGTGAACGCCAGCAACAGCGCGGCCAGCAGGATGGCGGCAAACATGCACGACGGACGCGGAGCACGATCCGCAAACCAGCCGCCGAGCGCATAGCCGGCGGCCAACGCCACGAGCGTCACGCCGATCTGGGCGGTCCAGACAAAATGCGAGGTGCCGATATAGGGAGCGAGCATCCGGGCTCCCAGTATTTCCACGATCATGACGGACGCGCCGGTGACGCAGGCGGTGAGGAGCAGGTAGGCGTGCAACCCGCGATTCAGGGCTCCGGTGCCGGCCGCAGCGGAGGCCGGCTGGCGCTGGTTTTGGGCAAAGGTGGACCGATGACGGTTTTTTTGGGTGCGGCCGGACATTCCGGCAAAAAATCCGGATTTCCGCCCGTTTGCCAGCCCGCAGGTCCGCGGACGATGAAAATGGCGGTATCCATAACAGAAGTTACGCAGGCGGCGGGTGGCACGGGCATCCTGCCCGTGATTCCGGATGCGGAGCATGGGCATCCTCGCCCATGTGCCGGGATGCACTTCGCGCCGTCCACCGGCAGGATGCCCGTGCCACCTCGCCGCGTCTGCGGAGCAGCAGATCCATCAACGCGGGATTTGCCTGCCGGAAAAAACCAGGGCAGACTCGGCAGTGTTATGCGAAGCGCCCTCCTGTTTCTCTCGCTCGTTTGTGTAGGTGGCCCTCTGCCCGCCATCGCGCAAGCAGCCTCGGCGATCACGCTGCCCGCGCCGCAAAAAACCGGCGGGGCGCCGTTGATGGACACGCTGGCCAGGCGAGCCACGTCGCGGGCGTTCGACGCGGACGCGCCCGACCTGACGCCACAACAACTCTCCGACCTGCTCTGGGCGGCATTCGGCATCAACCGGCCCGACGGCAAACGCACGGCGCCCTCCGCGCTCAATGTTCAGGAGGTCGATATCTATGTGCTGCTGCGCCAGGGAGCCTTTGTTTACAATGCCCGAAAACACGCTCTGCTCCCGGTCGGGGGCAGCGGGAGCCCCCCCGGCAACAGCGATGAAAGCAGCTCCGGGAAACCGGAGACCGGTCCGCCGGATCTTCGCGCGCTGGGCGGCACGCAGGCGTTTGTGGAGCGGGCGGCCCTGACCCTGGTTTACGTGACGGATTTCTCGCGCATGGGCCGCATGGGCGAGGGGCTCCCGGCGGCGGAGGCGACGGCGCTGCGGCGCGAGACGGCGGCATTCTGCGTCGGCGCGGTCGCGCAAAACGCGTCGCTCTACTGCGCGTCCGAGGGTCTGATCACCGGCGTGCGCATGTCCTTCGACCGGGCGAAACTCGGCGCGGCGCTCGGCCTGCGCAGCAACCAGTGGATCTCGCTCGCGCAATCGGTGGGACAGATAAAAAATCGTAATTGCCCGCCGGGAAAAAAAGAGGATCCAGAAATTCATTTTTGAACAGAAGGAAACAAAGGGAACGAAGGGAAAACAAAGAAGGTCATGAGTTATAACTTATTTATTTTAATTTAGTTAAAGTGGGGAGTCTGCTACCCTCTACCTTGGTTGCTCTTCGTTCTCTTCGTTGCCTTCTGTTCAATTTTTAGAATCTCCCAAGACCATTTCCCCCAAGCCTCGACAGGCCAATCCCCTGAAAAAGCGCGCCCGGGAGCGGCTTGCGGTCCGTCTTCTCCGGACCACGTTTGGAGCCATGACCGCGCCCGCCCGACATGCCTGCTCTGCCATCCCCGGGCGCGGCACCCCGCTCGCCCCGCCCAACCGCTTCGAACGCCTGCACCTCGAACCGGACCCCGACGCGGACTCCTGCCCCGAAGACGAGGCTCCCTTGCCCCGCACACAGTTCTACGACGACTCCAGCGAATCGATCCTCAACCCGGTCGACAGCCCGGACGTGCCGATAAGCATGGGCCTCAATCCCTATCGCGGCTGCGAGCATGGCTGCGCCTACTGTTTCGCCCGCCCCACGCACGATTACCTCGGCTGGAACGCCGGCCTCGCTTTCGAAACCCGGATCATGGTCAAGCGCCGCGCCCCCGACCTGCTCCGCGCCGCGCTCTCCACTTCCCGGTGGAGCCCCCGGACGATCTCGATGAGCGGCGTGACCGATTGCTATCAGCCTGCCGAGCGCCGCTTTCGCATCACGCGCGGCTGTCTCGAGGTGCTGGCGGAATTTCGCAATCCCGTCACGATCATCACCAAGAACGCCCTGATCACCCGCGACCTCGACGTGCTGGCCAGCCTCGCCCGCCACCGCTGCGTCATGGTTTACCTCAGCGTGACGACGCTCGACGCCACGCTCGCCGGCAAGCTCGAACCCCGCGCCGCCCGTCCCGAACATCGCCTGCGCACGATCCGCGCGCTCGCCGACGCCGGCGTGCCCGTCGGCGTGATGGCCGCACCGGTCATCCCCGGCCTTACCGATACGGAACTGCCCGCCATCCTCGCCGCCGCGGCCGACGCGGGCGCCTGCACGGCCGGCTACACCCTCCTGCGCCTGCCCTACGCCGTGAAGGACGTGTTCCTGCAATGGCTCGACGACCACGCGCCCGAAAAGAAGGCCCGCATCCTCTCCCGTCTCGAATCCCTGCGCGGCGGCCGGCTCAACTCCTCCGCGTGGGGCGACCGCATGCAGGGGCAGGGAGTATTCGCCCAACAATTACGCGACCTGTTTCACATCACCGCCCGCCGGGCGGGTCTCGATGGCGGCGGCCCGGAGTTGACGACCGAACATTTCCGGCGCCCCGGCGGCGTGCAACTGGAGCTGTTCCCGCGCGAATCCGCCGGCGCCTGACGCCCCCTCCCCCCCTTCTGCGCCCGCCCCCCTGCCCTGCATTTCCCGACCGATTCTCTTCCTGAAAATCAGCAAACAACGGCCTGACCCCATTCGCCTGCCCCGACCCCATTCGCCTGCCCCTGTCGGATTGTGCCACTGCATGCGTCGAAGGATGCATCCTTTGGACTGCTCCGACAGGTTTTCAGTTTTTTGACCGGGACTGGAACCAGTCGGCGGCATCCGCCATGGCCTGGCGCCATTCGGTGGAGTCTCCAAGGAAATAGAGCCGGGTATCGAAGGCGGGGATTGACGTGGTGAACGTCTCCACCTGGTGGGCAATGAGCTCGCCCGTGATGGCGTCAACGACATCGGATCTCCGGCGTAACCGGAATGTTCGTTCACCCGCAATCGCCACGTGACAGGACAGGAAGCTCTTGCTGGCGGATACGATTTCACTTGTATCCGTAAATAAATGGCATCCGGCTTCGCGCGCCATGTCGCGCAGCAACTCGGCGGGGAGCACCAGTACGCCGGACCAGTATTCGGTTGTCCCGGTCGCGTGGCGGCGGGTGCGAACGAGTCCGGCGGCTCCGTCGGGAAAACGGGCCAGGACGTCGACGGACGACGCCGACGGCGGGGCGATGGCAGTGAAGCGCATGGGATAGGCGGGTATCGGATGCGTGAAGAAAGATACAGAACGGGCTCTGGCATCCACGCGTGTCTCCGGGCGGCGGACATAGCCGAATTTTTGTCCGGGCTCCCAGGATGGGAATGCACGCCAGCCTTGTTCTGACAGGCGAAGTTCGTAGGGAAATGCCCGGCCGGTCGTGAGCTCCACGCTATGACCGAGGAGGCTGTTCATGTGGCGAGTGTCCAGTTCCTGGCCACCGGCGGCTCCGGATCCGGCATCGGGATTAAAAATACCCGGTGCGAACATCCAGAGAAGAGTACGGCCGGGGCGGCGCAAACGGAGGTCGATCAAACGGCGGCGGGCGTTGTCGAGGGCAAAGGTGTTGAGCAGAATGACCAGTTTGTAGCGGGGGGACGGATCGGCCAGAAGGTCATCGAGACCGATGAAATCAACGGGGGCGCCGATGCGTGATATTTCCTGGACGCGGAAACCTTCAAGGAGGGCGGGAAAGGGGCCGGCGGCGGGATCGGAGATGGCCGCGCTGTGGGAGGGAGCGGAGTGGAGGAGACTTTTGAAGTCGGCGACGACGGCGATGTCGGCATCGGAATCGCGTGGAAATCGCAACGCGGCCCGGCCCGTGATTTGCATGCGCGCAAAGAGGTCGAGGATGGGTGGATGGTTGAAGTAGGTGGACTCGATGGGATACCACCAGCCATTGATGCCGTGGCAGAGAACTTCGGCGAATTCACGTTTTAACATGCCAAGCGACTGGAAGAGATCGGGCGGTGCGATGCGCGGGTGGCTGCCGGTCCAGGGATCGGCAAAGCATGTCTTGGTATCGGCTTCGCGAAACCAGAGTTTGCCGTGGCGTTTCATGCTTTCGGTGGTGAAACGGTCGAGGGTGGCGTCGCCGGGGCCGCAGTATTTGTATTGCGGAGGACCGGCGAGGAAATCGATGTCCGGAGAGTGAAGAAGTTCATCGCCGAAGGTGTGGCCGCTGGCGAGGTACATGGTGGTGAGGAGGTATCCGTTGAAGCCGCCGACAAGCCGGCCGCCGGCAGAGGCGCTTTTGGCGGCGCGGGCGAAGTGGAGGAGGCTGTCGGTCATGGCGCGGTTGCAGGCCTCGTAGTAATCCATGACACGGCGCTGGGTGCGGGGATTGTAAAACATGCCAGACTCCATGCGGCGCCGTTCGGCGGGAGACGGGGGCATGGCGGTGTCGAGCGTCACATGGGGATCGGCCCAAACGAGGCGGAGGGTGGCGTCATCGGGATATTTGTTACGGAGGAGGTGACGGAAGGCGGCGAGCATCGGAGCGGAGTAGTCGATGTCGAGCGTGGGCGAGTCGAATTTCTGCGGCCCCCAGTAGTTCCATTCACCGGTGGCACCGCCACCGATCATGTATCCAATTATTCGCGACGCATGGGGCCCGGTTTCGACATGGCGCACGAGGCGGCTGATGGCAGCGGCAATCTGTTCGCGCCATACCGTGGAGGCCAGGCTGGGGTAACGGGTGGGGACGGGGGGACGGCCGGCGATGGGCAGGCGGCCGAGAAAATGGTCCGGACGGCCGT harbors:
- a CDS encoding spermidine synthase; amino-acid sequence: MSGRTQKNRHRSTFAQNQRQPASAAAGTGALNRGLHAYLLLTACVTGASVMIVEILGARMLAPYIGTSHFVWTAQIGVTLVALAAGYALGGWFADRAPRPSCMFAAILLAALLLAFTVLACRPVALACLRLALAPGSLLASAFLFFPPLLLLGMVPPFLVRLLTVSLDNVGISVGRLSAISTLGSVAGTIAVGYLLVPFFPNSGIMCGTAGALSLLALGYFAVWRRRHIAGAALLTLATAGAGVWGSAYATLVHPSRFAEIFRANSNFGLMEVVDDRETGVRYYLNDLLVQNSHDPATDRSDALFTYMLHGLARAYTPQPVSDVLCIGMGVGIVPMQFAREGAGVDVVEINPAVLPLAREYFGFDPAAVRVHIGDGRRFIATPGRLYDTIILDAFLGESPPSHLMTREALAAMKARLKPGGTLVINTFGSFWPGRDFSIDSLDLTLAAVFATVRVHPDRAGGGSSGIFVVATDTPDARPLRRPDFADAPPHLRTRALAALGAVHVFGNKRQGIVLTDDYNPVDYHDAANRAELRRRLALGMIARRP
- a CDS encoding nitroreductase; translation: MRSALLFLSLVCVGGPLPAIAQAASAITLPAPQKTGGAPLMDTLARRATSRAFDADAPDLTPQQLSDLLWAAFGINRPDGKRTAPSALNVQEVDIYVLLRQGAFVYNARKHALLPVGGSGSPPGNSDESSSGKPETGPPDLRALGGTQAFVERAALTLVYVTDFSRMGRMGEGLPAAEATALRRETAAFCVGAVAQNASLYCASEGLITGVRMSFDRAKLGAALGLRSNQWISLAQSVGQIKNRNCPPGKKEDPEIHF
- a CDS encoding radical SAM protein, encoding MTAPARHACSAIPGRGTPLAPPNRFERLHLEPDPDADSCPEDEAPLPRTQFYDDSSESILNPVDSPDVPISMGLNPYRGCEHGCAYCFARPTHDYLGWNAGLAFETRIMVKRRAPDLLRAALSTSRWSPRTISMSGVTDCYQPAERRFRITRGCLEVLAEFRNPVTIITKNALITRDLDVLASLARHRCVMVYLSVTTLDATLAGKLEPRAARPEHRLRTIRALADAGVPVGVMAAPVIPGLTDTELPAILAAAADAGACTAGYTLLRLPYAVKDVFLQWLDDHAPEKKARILSRLESLRGGRLNSSAWGDRMQGQGVFAQQLRDLFHITARRAGLDGGGPELTTEHFRRPGGVQLELFPRESAGA